A genomic window from Haladaptatus caseinilyticus includes:
- the mvaD gene encoding phosphomevalonate decarboxylase MvaD, translated as MKATAKAHPIQGLVKYHGMRDEEQRYPYHDSISVCTAPSHTKTTAEFDETLDSDTFVVDGEELTGHAADRVRTVVSRVRELSEIDTRVRLESENSFPSNVGLGSSSSGFAAAAMACTEAAGLDLSRPDISTIARLGSSSAARAVTGGFSDLHTGLNDHDCRSERLESPLEDDVRIVAGLVPAYKETEAAHREAADSHMFEARLAHIHDQLVEMRDALREGDFDRVFETAEHDSLSLAATTMTGPAGWVYWKPETLEIFNEVRRLREKEDIPVYFSTDTGASVYVNTTAEHEGYVEEVIADCGVETMRWKVGGPAEILPESESLF; from the coding sequence ATGAAAGCGACCGCGAAGGCCCACCCGATTCAAGGTCTCGTCAAATACCACGGAATGCGAGACGAGGAACAGCGATATCCGTACCACGACAGCATCAGCGTCTGTACCGCGCCGAGTCACACGAAGACGACCGCCGAGTTCGATGAAACCCTCGATTCCGACACCTTCGTCGTTGACGGCGAGGAACTGACGGGCCACGCGGCAGACCGCGTTAGAACAGTAGTCTCGCGTGTGCGGGAACTCTCGGAAATCGACACCCGCGTCCGCCTTGAAAGCGAGAACAGTTTCCCATCGAACGTCGGCCTCGGTTCCTCCTCGTCCGGGTTCGCCGCCGCCGCGATGGCCTGCACCGAAGCCGCGGGACTCGATCTATCACGCCCAGATATTTCGACCATCGCACGCCTCGGGTCGTCCTCGGCGGCGCGCGCCGTGACCGGCGGATTCTCGGACCTCCACACGGGATTGAACGACCACGACTGTCGCTCAGAGCGACTCGAATCGCCGCTCGAAGACGACGTGCGAATCGTCGCCGGATTGGTTCCCGCGTACAAGGAGACCGAAGCAGCTCACCGCGAGGCTGCCGACAGCCACATGTTCGAAGCGCGACTCGCCCACATTCACGACCAACTCGTGGAGATGCGTGACGCCCTGCGCGAAGGCGACTTCGACCGTGTCTTCGAGACGGCGGAACACGACTCGCTTTCGCTCGCCGCGACGACGATGACTGGGCCTGCAGGATGGGTGTACTGGAAGCCGGAAACGCTCGAAATCTTCAACGAGGTTCGGCGACTTCGCGAGAAAGAGGACATCCCCGTCTACTTCTCTACCGACACAGGTGCGAGCGTCTACGTCAACACGACGGCGGAACACGAGGGATACGTCGAGGAAGTCATCGCCGACTGTGGCGTCGAAACGATGCGCTGGAAGGTCGGCGGCCCTGCCGAAATCCTGCCGGAAAGCGAATCCCTGTTCTAG
- a CDS encoding BKACE family enzyme: MSYEAYLSGDPLIVTAAVTGGVHGKEANPNIPETAEEIGHAAAAVEEAGAAVVHLHARKPNGERTFSTERFQEIDDAVREHTENIIIQHSTGGTGAPDEDRHLPLRTDPPPEMASLDMGPLNRYDHLTSENTRGLVDSLHDEMEERGIKPELEVFNDGHRNEVFGLLERRDLADPVYATLIFGPGTLTPPTPRNFLTAIEGLPDGALFNTLGFGKHQLPFSSMGIVFGGHVRVGLEDNVYYRRGELAESNAQLVRRVVRLAGELEREVASPAQAREILEL; this comes from the coding sequence ATGAGCTATGAAGCATACCTCAGTGGCGACCCCCTCATCGTCACGGCGGCGGTAACTGGCGGCGTCCACGGCAAAGAAGCCAACCCGAACATTCCGGAGACAGCCGAAGAAATCGGGCATGCCGCTGCTGCTGTCGAGGAAGCGGGTGCCGCGGTCGTTCATCTGCATGCCCGGAAACCGAACGGCGAGCGTACCTTCTCTACCGAGCGGTTTCAGGAGATAGACGACGCCGTCAGGGAACACACGGAGAACATCATCATTCAGCATTCGACTGGCGGGACGGGGGCACCGGACGAAGACCGACATCTCCCCCTGCGAACCGACCCGCCGCCGGAGATGGCCTCGCTCGATATGGGGCCGCTGAATCGATACGACCATCTCACGAGCGAGAATACGCGGGGACTGGTCGACAGCCTCCACGACGAGATGGAAGAACGCGGTATCAAACCGGAACTGGAGGTGTTCAACGACGGCCACCGAAACGAGGTGTTCGGGCTTCTGGAGCGTCGTGACCTCGCCGACCCGGTGTACGCCACGCTCATTTTCGGGCCGGGGACGCTCACGCCCCCGACACCGAGGAATTTTCTCACCGCAATCGAGGGTTTGCCCGACGGAGCGCTGTTCAACACACTCGGATTCGGCAAGCACCAACTCCCGTTTTCCTCGATGGGAATCGTCTTCGGTGGCCACGTGCGGGTCGGATTGGAGGACAACGTCTACTACCGACGAGGTGAACTCGCGGAGAGCAACGCGCAACTCGTTCGCCGGGTCGTACGACTCGCTGGCGAACTCGAGCGCGAAGTCGCATCGCCTGCGCAGGCACGAGAAATCCTCGAACTGTAA
- a CDS encoding DR2241 family protein, giving the protein MDSDGERVKSDPATGTASQPNRSAVAHCTRIDELVRSASDGIDFDGLSVEHDERFTFETRSTRHKGLTESAFRTAARDHPRYVSNWYHWEHEVGGHGTHRREFLRWLEGARRPVSERYDALQTETGFSRTWGELALSVRLTEGFEREYTVRHIEDRDEDASALHTPDDPSAIRDLSRSTDDGTYRPLRTAPTLPTGWSFETNDPDDLYRVVEWVYPATVANWNEERSGNLDVTHFEETADRQTGIYAEIGALDGDALENAVVACCADSVCCKRREWDATDAEDIAVPRGDGEFPCREPCSLFVAAAREFLAVEREDADDGSRFERATERGTDGKQAFVDAIVVDSSVRDGELSDSGNRYRVRYRHAKQFEEVR; this is encoded by the coding sequence ATGGACTCCGATGGGGAGCGAGTGAAGTCGGACCCCGCGACTGGGACCGCTTCCCAACCGAACCGATCGGCAGTCGCACACTGCACCCGCATCGATGAACTCGTCCGGTCGGCGAGTGATGGCATCGATTTCGACGGTCTCTCGGTCGAGCACGACGAGCGGTTCACCTTCGAAACCCGGTCCACGCGACACAAGGGGTTGACCGAATCGGCGTTCCGAACTGCTGCTCGAGACCATCCTCGATACGTCTCGAACTGGTATCACTGGGAGCACGAGGTCGGGGGGCACGGCACTCACCGCCGGGAGTTTTTGCGGTGGTTGGAAGGCGCACGTCGCCCCGTTTCGGAACGCTACGATGCGCTCCAAACTGAAACCGGATTCTCCCGGACGTGGGGTGAACTCGCCCTTTCCGTCCGACTAACCGAGGGTTTCGAACGGGAATATACCGTTCGCCACATCGAGGATCGTGACGAAGATGCTTCGGCCCTCCACACGCCCGACGACCCGAGCGCGATACGCGACCTGTCACGATCGACCGACGATGGCACCTATCGACCGTTGCGGACCGCCCCAACTCTGCCAACCGGATGGTCGTTCGAAACGAACGACCCGGACGACCTCTACCGAGTCGTGGAGTGGGTGTACCCTGCGACGGTTGCCAACTGGAACGAGGAGCGGTCCGGAAACCTCGACGTCACCCATTTCGAGGAGACGGCCGACCGCCAGACGGGAATCTACGCCGAAATCGGTGCCCTCGACGGAGACGCGCTGGAAAACGCGGTCGTCGCTTGTTGTGCCGACTCGGTGTGTTGCAAACGCCGTGAATGGGATGCGACCGATGCCGAAGATATTGCCGTTCCCCGCGGCGACGGCGAATTTCCTTGCCGAGAGCCATGCTCGCTGTTCGTGGCCGCGGCGCGGGAGTTTCTAGCAGTCGAGCGAGAGGACGCCGACGACGGATCGAGATTCGAACGAGCGACGGAGCGCGGGACCGACGGGAAACAGGCGTTCGTCGATGCCATCGTGGTTGACTCGTCGGTCCGCGATGGCGAACTGAGCGATTCCGGAAACCGCTACCGAGTGCGGTACCGGCATGCGAAGCAATTCGAAGAGGTGCGGTGA
- a CDS encoding DUF6360 family protein — MADRVLSVTAFTTFDLVDAVAEGHGWTEEAVGVLNVKTPRSEGSPDEVLLQLELDNTELEHLPAHAETVSLSPEQARELAGELERYADSVAEERS, encoded by the coding sequence ATGGCTGACCGAGTCCTCTCGGTCACCGCTTTCACCACGTTTGACCTCGTAGACGCCGTTGCGGAGGGTCATGGGTGGACGGAGGAAGCGGTCGGCGTTCTGAACGTCAAAACCCCGCGCAGTGAGGGTTCACCCGACGAAGTGTTACTGCAGCTCGAACTGGACAACACCGAGTTGGAGCATCTGCCAGCACACGCCGAAACGGTTTCCCTGTCACCGGAGCAGGCACGGGAGTTGGCGGGGGAGTTGGAGCGGTACGCCGATTCGGTGGCGGAAGAACGGTCGTAG
- a CDS encoding precorrin-2 dehydrogenase/sirohydrochlorin ferrochelatase family protein gives MLPLFHDFSDETVLVFGGGHVGLRKARFFAQEANVIVVSAEFSDELHAASQIRAHVTPDSLSNWLDRTDPALVVAATNDGALNEAIERSARERSILVNRADQHGGREIGSVVVPATVRNGDVVTAIGTGGRSPALSKQLRQQIEPLLCGADSMAELTAVLREELKERGIPTGKRRRAIHAVLESESVWNAIEDERIGNGDSGGTDARAEAERAVSKVLNRD, from the coding sequence ATGCTGCCGCTGTTTCACGATTTCAGTGACGAAACCGTGCTCGTCTTCGGCGGGGGACACGTCGGGCTACGGAAAGCGCGATTTTTCGCCCAAGAAGCGAACGTCATCGTCGTCAGCGCGGAGTTTTCGGATGAACTCCACGCGGCATCACAAATCAGGGCACACGTCACTCCGGACTCCCTTTCGAACTGGCTCGACCGAACCGACCCCGCACTCGTCGTCGCCGCGACCAACGACGGCGCACTCAACGAAGCAATCGAACGGAGCGCACGGGAGCGAAGCATCCTCGTCAATCGTGCTGATCAACACGGTGGCCGTGAAATCGGTAGTGTCGTCGTCCCCGCGACGGTTCGGAATGGTGATGTCGTTACGGCGATCGGAACCGGCGGGCGAAGTCCCGCGCTAAGCAAACAGCTGCGCCAGCAAATCGAGCCGCTGCTTTGCGGTGCGGACTCGATGGCCGAGTTGACCGCTGTTCTCCGCGAAGAGTTGAAGGAACGGGGAATCCCAACGGGGAAACGCCGACGGGCGATTCACGCGGTCCTCGAATCGGAATCGGTGTGGAACGCTATCGAAGACGAGCGAATTGGGAACGGTGATTCCGGCGGAACTGACGCACGCGCGGAAGCAGAGAGAGCCGTCAGCAAAGTGCTCAATCGAGACTGA
- a CDS encoding NAD(P)/FAD-dependent oxidoreductase, whose amino-acid sequence MQVVVLGAGYAGLTLARKLERSLPDDANLVLVEQTGEHLVQHELHRVIRRPSFADDISIPLEDVLDCEIRVARVESIDPTENRVVFENGESKDEPNLEYDYAGVCLGAETAFYGLPGVEEHATPLKRLHHAETIRKGFFTHEGGRIVVGGAGLSGVQVAGELSALAREEEMDAEIILLEQFDHIAPSFPSNFQQAVTKELEKRDIKIRTGTAVERADDEEITIADGTALPYDQFIWTGGIRGPDALSGDRPTVDSTLRLGDGTFVVGDAARVVDGDGETVPASAQSAVREARVVATNIVRLVTGQDDVFDPRLDQFTFDSPGWLVSIGDGAVAQIGPTVVTGTPAKALKATVGAGYLSSVGAVRNAVELLGEELDD is encoded by the coding sequence ATGCAGGTCGTTGTTCTCGGCGCTGGCTACGCCGGTCTCACTCTCGCCCGAAAACTCGAACGTTCCCTCCCGGACGATGCGAATCTCGTTCTCGTCGAGCAGACCGGCGAGCATCTGGTTCAGCACGAACTTCACCGAGTCATCCGAAGACCGTCGTTCGCGGACGATATTTCGATCCCACTCGAAGACGTTCTCGATTGCGAGATTCGGGTGGCACGGGTCGAATCCATCGACCCGACGGAAAATCGGGTGGTGTTCGAGAACGGTGAGTCGAAAGATGAACCGAACCTCGAGTACGACTACGCTGGCGTTTGCCTCGGCGCGGAAACCGCATTCTACGGACTGCCGGGCGTCGAAGAACACGCGACGCCGCTCAAACGACTCCATCACGCCGAAACGATTCGGAAGGGGTTTTTCACCCACGAGGGTGGTCGAATCGTCGTCGGTGGTGCGGGTTTGTCGGGAGTACAGGTCGCGGGTGAACTCTCGGCGCTCGCTCGCGAGGAGGAGATGGATGCAGAAATAATCCTGCTGGAGCAGTTCGACCATATCGCACCGTCGTTTCCCAGCAATTTCCAGCAGGCGGTGACGAAGGAACTCGAAAAGCGGGATATCAAAATTCGAACCGGAACCGCTGTCGAGCGTGCGGACGACGAGGAGATCACGATAGCTGACGGGACGGCGCTTCCCTACGACCAGTTCATTTGGACCGGTGGTATCCGCGGGCCGGACGCGCTGAGCGGTGACCGCCCGACCGTCGATAGCACGCTCAGACTCGGCGACGGAACGTTCGTCGTCGGCGATGCTGCTCGTGTCGTGGATGGCGATGGAGAAACCGTTCCTGCGAGCGCCCAATCCGCGGTGCGTGAAGCGAGGGTCGTCGCGACAAATATCGTCCGACTCGTCACGGGCCAGGACGACGTGTTCGACCCTCGACTCGACCAATTCACGTTCGATTCGCCGGGGTGGCTCGTCTCGATCGGGGACGGTGCAGTCGCCCAGATCGGTCCAACGGTAGTTACTGGTACGCCAGCGAAGGCGCTAAAAGCGACGGTCGGGGCGGGCTATCTGTCCTCAGTCGGTGCTGTTCGGAACGCGGTAGAGTTGCTCGGAGAAGAGTTGGATGATTAG
- a CDS encoding nitrite/sulfite reductase has protein sequence MPTDVEKWKDEVYGKEIREHMLRFAEEGWDAIPDDEHDAWFERFKWWGLYHQRDGQESYFMMRIGPPSGVLEPGQLRVIGEIARDFAVGPAANPEFGNGYADVTTRQAIQLHWVNIEDVPKIWDRLEEAGLSTMQACGDSWRNIVGCPVAGKDEAEFVDALPVVEDLQENFKGNPEYANLPRKWKVSVTGCREGCGQGDINDIGIEPAEKKIDGESVRGFNVRVGGGLAGREPRFARDIDVFAEPNEVVPVLGGLSGLFRDYGNRDNRRRARIKFLVDEWGPEKVRRVLQDEYVDFELKTAGDDLREEYSYNAGVPDDHGHADHVGVHKQPDGNYYIGLNVLVGRVGAEDMIEMADIAEEYGSGEARLTQRQNIILTDVPEENLDAMLDEPLFDQYSPDPHPFQRGSIACTGTEFCSLSIVETKNRQVRLSRWLRDNVELPDDVANFHIHLSGCTASCAQPQIADISLRGMKTRKDGEAVEALDIGLGGGLGENPSFASWIRERIAADEVPGAIRNLIDAFDERREDGQTFREFVQSHDEEKLAEFAEPEETSYDDPYMHNTKKTWYPYADDDAMEASPAPNSPDDAISGDD, from the coding sequence ATGCCGACCGACGTGGAGAAATGGAAGGACGAGGTGTACGGAAAGGAGATTCGCGAGCACATGCTCCGATTCGCCGAAGAGGGGTGGGACGCCATTCCGGACGACGAACACGATGCGTGGTTCGAACGGTTCAAATGGTGGGGGCTGTACCACCAGCGCGACGGACAGGAGAGCTACTTCATGATGCGGATCGGGCCACCAAGTGGCGTGCTCGAGCCCGGACAGCTCCGAGTCATCGGCGAAATCGCGCGCGACTTCGCCGTCGGTCCCGCCGCGAACCCCGAGTTCGGAAATGGTTACGCGGACGTGACGACCCGGCAGGCGATACAGCTCCACTGGGTAAACATCGAGGACGTGCCCAAAATCTGGGACCGTCTCGAAGAGGCGGGGCTTTCGACCATGCAGGCCTGTGGCGATTCATGGCGTAACATCGTCGGTTGTCCAGTCGCAGGCAAGGACGAGGCGGAGTTCGTCGATGCCCTCCCCGTAGTCGAGGATTTACAGGAGAACTTCAAAGGGAACCCCGAGTACGCGAACCTACCACGAAAATGGAAGGTGTCGGTGACCGGATGTAGGGAAGGCTGTGGACAGGGCGACATCAACGATATCGGCATCGAACCCGCCGAGAAGAAAATCGACGGCGAATCGGTTCGTGGGTTCAACGTCCGCGTCGGCGGTGGCCTCGCCGGTCGCGAACCGCGATTCGCCCGCGACATCGACGTGTTCGCGGAACCAAACGAGGTGGTCCCGGTGCTGGGCGGGCTCTCGGGTCTCTTCCGCGATTACGGCAACCGGGACAACCGCCGTCGCGCACGCATCAAGTTCCTCGTGGACGAGTGGGGTCCCGAAAAGGTCCGCCGTGTCCTGCAGGACGAGTACGTCGATTTCGAACTGAAAACCGCCGGAGATGACCTTCGTGAGGAGTATTCGTACAACGCCGGGGTTCCGGACGACCACGGCCACGCCGACCACGTCGGGGTTCACAAACAACCCGACGGGAACTACTACATCGGCCTGAACGTCCTTGTGGGTCGCGTCGGTGCGGAGGACATGATAGAGATGGCGGACATCGCGGAGGAGTACGGTTCCGGCGAAGCCCGACTCACGCAACGCCAGAACATCATCCTCACCGACGTTCCCGAGGAGAACCTCGATGCCATGCTGGACGAACCGTTGTTCGACCAGTACAGCCCCGACCCGCATCCGTTCCAGCGCGGGTCGATTGCGTGTACCGGAACCGAGTTCTGTTCGCTCTCCATCGTGGAGACGAAGAACCGGCAAGTTCGCCTCTCGCGCTGGCTTCGTGACAACGTCGAACTGCCGGACGACGTGGCGAACTTCCACATCCACTTGTCCGGTTGCACCGCCTCCTGTGCCCAGCCGCAAATCGCGGACATCAGCCTGCGCGGGATGAAAACCCGCAAGGACGGCGAGGCGGTCGAAGCACTCGATATCGGCCTCGGTGGCGGCCTCGGCGAGAATCCTAGCTTCGCATCGTGGATTCGGGAGCGAATCGCCGCCGACGAGGTACCTGGCGCGATTCGAAACCTCATCGATGCGTTCGATGAACGGCGCGAGGACGGGCAAACGTTCCGGGAGTTCGTACAGTCCCACGACGAGGAGAAACTGGCCGAGTTCGCGGAACCCGAGGAAACCTCCTACGACGATCCGTACATGCACAACACGAAGAAGACGTGGTACCCCTACGCCGACGACGACGCGATGGAGGCCAGTCCGGCACCGAACAGCCCGGACGACGCGATTTCAGGGGACGACTGA
- a CDS encoding geranylgeranylglycerol-phosphate geranylgeranyltransferase gives MAIDGRAKGLFELTRPGNAFAAGMLTFIGAFVAGGVFTDPKPIRVVAAVAATWFATGAGNAINDYFDRDIDRINAPERPIPRGAVSPRGALLFSGALFGGAVVAALVLPVLAIAIAAVNLIALVAYTKLFKGLPGVGNAVVAYLGGSTFLFGSVAVAVGARGAVLPQGVNTGIRAAFILFLLAALSTFTREIIKDVEDMAGDREEGLNTLPLAIGADPALAIGAVLLVIAVAASPLPYIWGTFGLPYLVVLVPADFVMLYAVYESFDDPTAGQNHLKYGMFFAAIAFVVGRIAVLL, from the coding sequence ATGGCTATTGACGGACGCGCGAAGGGATTGTTCGAACTCACGCGTCCGGGCAACGCGTTCGCGGCAGGAATGCTCACGTTCATCGGAGCGTTCGTCGCGGGTGGTGTCTTTACCGACCCAAAGCCGATACGAGTCGTCGCTGCAGTGGCTGCGACGTGGTTTGCGACCGGTGCAGGGAACGCGATCAATGACTACTTCGACCGGGATATAGACCGTATCAACGCGCCGGAACGACCGATTCCGCGTGGCGCGGTCTCTCCGAGAGGAGCACTGCTGTTCAGCGGCGCACTGTTCGGTGGGGCAGTGGTCGCCGCCCTCGTGCTCCCCGTGCTCGCAATCGCTATCGCCGCGGTCAATCTCATCGCGCTCGTCGCCTACACGAAACTGTTCAAGGGGCTCCCTGGCGTCGGGAACGCCGTCGTCGCGTATCTCGGCGGAAGCACGTTCCTGTTTGGGAGCGTGGCCGTGGCAGTCGGTGCTCGAGGGGCTGTTCTGCCGCAGGGAGTGAACACCGGGATTCGTGCCGCGTTTATTCTCTTCCTGCTGGCGGCTCTTTCGACGTTCACGCGCGAAATCATCAAGGACGTAGAGGACATGGCGGGTGACCGAGAAGAGGGACTAAACACGCTCCCACTGGCGATCGGTGCGGATCCCGCACTGGCGATCGGTGCGGTCCTTCTCGTCATTGCAGTGGCGGCGAGCCCGCTGCCGTATATCTGGGGAACGTTCGGATTACCATATCTCGTCGTTCTCGTACCTGCAGACTTCGTCATGCTCTATGCCGTCTACGAGAGCTTCGACGACCCGACGGCTGGGCAAAACCACTTGAAATATGGTATGTTTTTCGCCGCGATCGCCTTCGTCGTGGGTCGAATCGCCGTGTTGCTGTGA
- the nth gene encoding endonuclease III, translated as MGAQLDTREAQLDEILDRLYDEYPDATISLNFSNRLELLIAVMLSAQCTDERVNKETAHLFEKYQSPEDYASADVDELAEDLNSITYYNNKAKWINSACRTIIEEHDGEVPDTMRELTDLTGVGRKTANVVLQHGHDVVEGIVVDTHVQRLSRRLGLTDEQSPQNIESDLMTFVPEADWQWLTHLFISHGRATCTARSPDCKGCVLEDICPSSKVDNDIDLASGEAWN; from the coding sequence ATGGGCGCCCAACTCGATACGCGAGAGGCACAGTTGGATGAAATCCTCGATAGGTTGTACGACGAATATCCCGACGCGACCATCTCGCTCAACTTTTCAAACCGGCTCGAACTGCTTATCGCGGTGATGCTCTCGGCGCAATGTACCGACGAGCGCGTAAACAAGGAGACCGCGCACCTGTTCGAGAAATACCAGTCCCCGGAGGACTACGCGAGCGCCGATGTTGACGAACTCGCCGAAGATCTGAACTCCATCACCTACTACAACAACAAGGCGAAGTGGATCAACAGCGCCTGCCGAACTATCATCGAGGAACACGACGGGGAAGTGCCGGACACGATGCGCGAGCTGACCGACCTGACCGGAGTCGGGCGAAAGACGGCGAACGTGGTGCTCCAGCACGGCCACGACGTGGTCGAGGGAATCGTGGTCGATACGCACGTCCAACGACTGTCGCGACGGTTGGGATTGACCGACGAACAGAGCCCGCAGAACATCGAATCCGACCTGATGACGTTCGTCCCCGAGGCGGACTGGCAGTGGTTGACTCATCTGTTCATCAGCCACGGACGCGCGACCTGTACCGCCCGCAGTCCGGACTGCAAGGGGTGCGTGCTCGAAGATATCTGCCCGTCATCGAAGGTGGACAACGACATCGACCTCGCCAGCGGCGAGGCGTGGAACTGA
- a CDS encoding anthranilate phosphoribosyltransferase, whose product MMELRELMSQVGSGPKSAEDMSYEQASSAFERILSGDADPTALGGFWVANRWKRNTPEELAGFLDAMRDTSVKVASPDVEPVDCGANYDGKSETALLGVASGLVSAASGTPVVVHSADRVPMTEGCAYRHVLSELGVETDLEPAESAAMTDSVGFGFYDQSRFNPHVDALHGRRSAVGVRTFINTVETLANPADAAVHLGSFYHLSFAKRIIDTLRESRTSSVERAILFQGLEGYDDIRPGYTKVAEWNDDSGELTDYEIETANYSMSFERDHLEVEAVAADSARITESVLSGECDDEFVDAVALNAAFRIYAGGGAASLDAGLEKANATIADGNALETLTKLRRFTS is encoded by the coding sequence ATGATGGAGCTACGAGAGCTGATGTCGCAGGTAGGGTCCGGGCCGAAATCAGCAGAGGACATGAGCTACGAGCAGGCCTCTTCGGCCTTCGAACGAATCCTCTCGGGGGACGCCGACCCGACTGCACTCGGTGGGTTTTGGGTTGCAAACCGCTGGAAGCGTAACACACCGGAAGAGTTGGCAGGATTTCTCGATGCCATGCGGGATACCTCCGTGAAAGTCGCTTCTCCCGATGTAGAGCCAGTAGACTGCGGCGCGAACTACGACGGAAAGAGCGAAACCGCGCTGCTCGGCGTGGCCTCGGGACTGGTTTCCGCGGCCTCGGGAACACCCGTGGTCGTTCACAGCGCCGACCGCGTTCCGATGACCGAGGGCTGTGCGTATCGCCACGTCCTTTCGGAACTCGGCGTCGAAACCGACCTCGAGCCTGCAGAAAGTGCAGCGATGACCGATTCGGTCGGCTTCGGTTTCTACGACCAGTCCCGATTCAACCCCCACGTAGATGCACTCCACGGTCGTCGTTCGGCAGTCGGCGTCCGAACGTTCATCAATACGGTCGAAACGTTGGCGAATCCCGCCGACGCGGCGGTTCATCTCGGTAGTTTCTACCACCTTTCCTTCGCGAAACGAATTATCGACACGCTTCGGGAGAGTCGAACTTCGTCGGTCGAACGCGCCATCCTGTTTCAGGGCTTGGAAGGCTACGACGACATCCGACCGGGGTACACGAAAGTCGCCGAGTGGAACGACGATTCGGGTGAGTTGACGGATTACGAAATCGAGACCGCGAACTACAGTATGTCGTTCGAACGCGACCACCTCGAAGTCGAGGCCGTCGCCGCCGATTCCGCTCGAATCACGGAATCGGTGCTATCGGGCGAGTGCGACGACGAGTTCGTCGATGCGGTCGCGCTCAACGCGGCGTTCCGCATCTACGCTGGCGGCGGCGCGGCGTCGCTCGACGCCGGATTGGAGAAAGCCAACGCGACGATTGCCGATGGGAATGCCCTCGAAACGCTCACCAAATTGCGGAGGTTTACCTCGTGA
- the cobA gene encoding uroporphyrinogen-III C-methyltransferase — MRSNSKRCGDSMHTGTVYLVGAGPGDPELLTVKARKLLDSADAVLHDRLADDRIVDSCSDAAEIISVGKRPGPNGERTTQEEIHHLLVRKAREGKDVVRLKGGDPTVFGRGGEEAEHLAAAGIDFEIVPGISSAVAGPGVAGIPVTHRDHASCVTVVTGHEDPTKPESALDWDALSATVQAGGTLVILMGVGKLPENMAALRAGGVSDDTPVAMVERATRDDEFTVTGTLETIVERRDEVGIEPPAVTVVGDVVSVRDNVIEYLQGAPSVGFAPAPETAVSDRGVE, encoded by the coding sequence ATGCGAAGCAATTCGAAGAGGTGCGGTGATTCGATGCATACAGGAACAGTCTATTTGGTCGGTGCAGGACCGGGTGACCCGGAACTGCTGACGGTAAAGGCACGCAAGTTACTCGACTCGGCGGACGCGGTCCTCCACGACAGGTTGGCTGACGACCGAATCGTGGATTCCTGTTCGGACGCCGCGGAAATCATCTCGGTCGGGAAGCGGCCCGGGCCGAACGGCGAACGCACTACGCAGGAGGAGATTCACCACCTGCTGGTTCGAAAAGCACGCGAAGGGAAGGACGTCGTTCGTCTGAAAGGCGGCGACCCGACGGTGTTCGGCCGCGGCGGCGAGGAGGCGGAGCACCTCGCTGCCGCCGGTATCGACTTCGAAATCGTTCCCGGCATCTCCAGTGCGGTTGCGGGGCCGGGAGTCGCAGGTATTCCAGTCACCCATCGCGACCACGCTTCGTGTGTAACGGTCGTCACTGGTCACGAAGATCCGACGAAACCGGAGAGCGCGCTCGACTGGGATGCACTCTCCGCGACCGTCCAGGCGGGGGGAACGCTCGTCATTCTGATGGGTGTCGGCAAACTGCCCGAAAACATGGCTGCGCTTCGTGCGGGCGGCGTGTCCGACGATACCCCAGTCGCGATGGTCGAACGGGCAACCCGCGACGACGAGTTCACCGTCACTGGGACGCTCGAAACCATCGTCGAGCGGCGGGACGAAGTCGGCATCGAACCGCCCGCCGTCACCGTCGTCGGTGACGTGGTGTCCGTCCGGGATAACGTCATCGAGTATCTCCAGGGTGCGCCGTCGGTCGGGTTCGCCCCGGCACCCGAAACCGCCGTCTCCGATAGAGGTGTCGAATGA
- a CDS encoding ferredoxin, which produces MTNTPPVEEKPYKIVFEGGRCFGAGKCAEVADNWEMDFSTGLGSPKTYFLGADELDENVRAADICPAKKDAGVIHVIDRKTGKEIAPNPYGDGTLSLD; this is translated from the coding sequence GTGACGAACACGCCGCCGGTCGAGGAAAAGCCGTACAAAATCGTCTTCGAGGGCGGTCGCTGTTTCGGCGCGGGGAAATGTGCCGAGGTCGCGGACAACTGGGAGATGGATTTTTCGACCGGACTCGGTTCCCCGAAGACGTACTTCCTCGGTGCGGACGAACTCGACGAAAACGTCCGTGCCGCGGATATCTGTCCCGCGAAAAAGGATGCTGGCGTCATTCACGTCATCGACCGAAAAACCGGGAAGGAGATCGCACCGAACCCATACGGCGACGGGACGCTCAGTCTCGATTGA